In the Hevea brasiliensis isolate MT/VB/25A 57/8 chromosome 8, ASM3005281v1, whole genome shotgun sequence genome, ttgggatttagttgatcttccaccaaacaagacccctattggttgcaaatggatttacaaaatcaagacccgttctgatggaactattgaacgctatAAAGCTCGCTTaatagccaaagggtacactcaagagtatggtattgactatgaagaaacttttgctccagtggcccgattaacatctattcgcagtctcttagctattgctgcagttcgtaaatggaaacttttccagatggatgtcaaaaatgcttttcttcatggtgatttaacagaagaggtttatatgcatcctcctcctggttatcattctcctcataaggtttgcaaacttcgacgagccttatatggattaaaacaagctcccagggtctggtttgccaaatttagttccactcttgctcaacttggttttctctctagtccacatgattctgcattattcactcaACCGATGCggtggtattgttcttctgttgctttatgttgatgatataataataacaggagatgattcatctggtattttagagttacaacattatctcaatcaacattttgaaatgaaatacctgggttctctcagctattttttaggtcctgaagtttctcaaaattctgatggctattatctatctcaagccaagtatgcatccgacttactttctcgagcaggcatcactgatagcaaaatagtatcaaccccattggagctcaattgcaaacttacacctcttgatggcactcctcttgatgatcctactttatatcgacagcttgtcgggagtcttatttatctcacagttactcgacctgacatttcatatgctgttcatctggtcaactagtttatgtctgctcctcgctcaactcatttctctgcagtacttcgaatccttcgttatatcaaaggcactctttttcatggtttgcacttttccgctacctcctccctagtattatctggctactcaCGATCTTGATTGGGTGGTGATCGGCGGATCGtcgctctacaactggttattgtttcttcttgggtaattctcttatctcttggcgtagcaaaaagcaaactgttgttgcacgttctagcacagaatctgaatatcgtgctcttgctgatgctacatctgaattactttggttacggtggttattaactgatttgggtgtcactcattcttctgccacaatgcttcattgcaataatagaagtgccatacagatttctcataatgatgtatttcatgagcgtaccaaacacatcgaaattgattgtcattttgtatgtcatcatgttgctcatggcaccatatgttttaTTCCTGTATCCTCTGTCAaccaaaccgctgatatattcaccaaaacgcatcctcccgctcgctttcaggatctcttaagcaaactcaagttggcaccagtgctaccaccttgagtttgagggagggtgttagcataattacagcaattagcatgattataggagatttgtgtagcataattacagcaattagtatgattataggagatttgtgtagcataattatagcaattattattcttgtccaaattagttcatattctcatgtataaatagatgtaatatctctgtaaataagacacagacaaatacacaatcctttccttcattacttgtattctttcttctaacataattaaatataaaCTGAATTTATTTCATTGCATTAGGTAAAAATGCTCCAATTCTATCCATATCCATACCAAACAGAAAACACAAAATATAAAACAGAACACTACACACTGAAAAACCTATTCCTAAGACCATTTATGATCATTCCTACCAAACCCAACTGCAGGAAATTACCTGGACAGCCAACGGCAAGACATCTATTTATGTGTCATAGCAACCCATCAGCCGCAGGCTTCCATTTTATTGCTGAAGGGACATCACAGTGCTGCTTCGTTAAGCTGCTTCTTATAGATTTCTCCTGTCTTTGATAGAACTCTTGTTGATCCTCAAGTTCTCTTAATTTTACTTTCAGTTTATCGATCTCCTGAGAAATCTGTGCAATTTCTTGCTTTAGTTGAACAGGAAAGTCTTCCACACGCTTTCTAGCCTGAACCACAAAGTGAGCATGTGCCAAGTATTTCATATGTTCAaaaatgaactgaaatttgaagCCAGCATATTTCACCCATTTCAGACATGCAAACCATTCGCCGAGTTTTTGATCAGTGATATCCACAATTCTAGTTGCACGCATGTTCTCTATAACACCACATAGAAAATAAAAGATTAACGACTTTGCTTTTGGACTTAACATGGACCCAGCACAGATATCCTCATTCTTGCTAAGCAAATCTTGAAAGGTGGGGATAAGTGTGCGAGGGATCAAGTAATCCTGGAAAGTGATGAATTCTTCATGTTCCAGAATAAAATCTGGAATCTGATAGTCCAAAATGACAGAATCCAGCCTATCCATGAATCTTTTGAAGGCTTCCTCTGAATATGCAAAAGAAGAAGTATATTCGCTGCTGCTTTCAAGTGAGGTAATATTTGTTTCTATTCCCTTTCGTATAGCTTCTTCAATATCATCAAGTTGCTTTCGCTCAGCAGCCTCCAGGGAAACCAGTATATCATCAAATAGAACAGCCATGCTTTCTATATATTTTGATTTGCTAGCATCCTTAACTATTTCATTTTGCTCCGTCTCTTCTATTGCCAGTTCTTTGCTAATCATCTTACTAGAGATGTACCTACCCACAATTCTCAATTCCACATTTCCCCGCTTTCCTTTTAGTGATGCCATAACCTAGATAAACAACAAGTAATCAAGTCAAACACAGTGCGGGATAAGCTTCCAGCTATCGCAAATCTATGAGGAAATCAAAACCTATACACAAGAAAATATGTGCGCGTATATATAATCTTACCTCAGAAATTACACATTTTACTTCAGCAATCATTGGGCAACCTTCTGAACAATAGTAAACGCAAAGTTTTGGATCCCTTTGTCTCTCGCAAACATCGCAATAAAAATCATCATCTTCGTCGTCATCCTCAACATATTGATCCTTGAGTGTAAGGGTATCTATGTGACATTTATGTTTAATGGTACAGGGCAATGGGCCACACAGAAGGTGAAGACTGAAATTGCATTCCAGACAACGAAATGCAGCAGAGTCTTTGCAACAAGTTTTGCAAAAGTTGCATTTGAGTTCATCATGTATTTTCTCCACAACAGTAAGAAGGTGATTGTGACCAGGATATTCTATTCGGGGCTTTAGTAAAGCACACTCAACATCCAGCTGGAAATCGCATTTGTTACAGCGAAAGGCAAAGTCACAACAGTCCCTGAGACATAAGCGGCACCTTGCCTTTCTTGATTTTTCACTCGTTACTCgtctttcctttgaatttagaGAAGCCAAGGTGAGAGAGTGAGACAAATGAGAGTTTCTGATAGTTTGTGGTAATTCAGCACATGATTTGTGTAAAATCAAGTTGCATCGGCTGCAACCATATGTAGAACCAAAGCAAGGAGCTCCGCATGCATTGCAGGGAACCTCAACAACTTTCTTCTCACTAAGTATGAGTGGATGCTCATGGAGGAAATGCTGGATCTTCTCAAAAGCCCCAGGTTTTATTCTTGGCAGCAAGGAACATTCAAGACACAGATGGAACTGACACTTGCCACAGCGAAAGGTCAATTGTGAACAGTTTTTTTCGCATGCATCACACTTGTAGGATGGGGTTGTGAGCAAAATTAGAGAGCATGAATGAAAGAAATGTTGATCAATCTTTCGGGGTAACCTGTCCATGCAAGATTTATGGAAGCAAAGTTTGCAGCGAAAACAGAAAAAGCAGGTAGCATCTGAGAAGGGCTTTCCACATATTTTACAGGTAGATTCAAAATAATTTTCCGATGTCATCTTGACCAGAATCAAAGGATGATGGTGACTAAAATGTTCAACCCGCTGCCACTCTACAACTTCGAATTCTACATCATCTTCATCATCCTCATAATCTTTATCTATTATTTTACACATTCTGGAACATGCAATACAGAGTTTGAAACGACACGAGCAACAGCGGAAGTACACACCTGAACGGTCTATCCCACAAGCATCACATGTATAAGATGGAGTTGAGAGCGAAATGAGGGAACAGGGATGAAAGAAGAGTTGAATCTCCTTCTCTAAAGTCTCCATGCAAAATTTATGTAGGTAAAAGTTACATCCTTGACAACCATAAGTAGGTGCCGAGCATAACTTTGTACAAATTCCACAAGAAACTTCATGCTCTTCCATTGTTTCAAAGTGCATAAGAGGATGCCAGtgactaaaatgttgaatttgcTTTTCTCCAGTTTTTGTTGCACTACTCAAGAGAAAACATTTAACACAGAGTTGAAAATAACACTTACCACAGCGGAAAGTCAAGCCTGAGGAGTCCTTTTCACAAGCATCACAATAATAAGAAGGGGTTGTGAGCAAAACGAGTTGGCATGGATGAAAGAAGACTTGAAGCTTTTGAGGTAACATATCCTTGCAAGATTTGTGAATATAAAAGTTGCACGGTCGGCAATTATACACATTATCTGAGCAGACCTTTTCACATATTTGGCACAAAACTTCATCTCCCATCTTAGCAAGAAACTTCAAAGGATGCCGATGACTATAATGTTGAATCTGATCTTCATCACCTTCTGATTTCATGGTGGAAAGTCGAGCACAGTCAACGTCCAAATCAAAGTCGCACCTTTTACAACGGTAGCCAAAAGTGCGTGAGTGGTTGCTATAACAAGCATTGCACACATAAGATCCAATTCTAAGGAAAAGTGTACAAGGGTGAAAAAAATGTTGGATTTCCCGCGGAAGCTTAGCACAAGATTTGTGGAGAAAAAATTCACAACCAACACAGCCATAGGTCTGAACCGACAATGAGTTCCCACATCCAGAGCAGTCGAGATCGTCAAAATCTGAATTCTTATAAAGCTTCAGGGTGTGCTCGTGAAGGAAATGTTGAATCTCCATTTCACGCATAAAATGTTCAATTTGCTTTCCTTCAGATT is a window encoding:
- the LOC110642467 gene encoding uncharacterized protein LOC110642467 is translated as MEIQHFLHNHPLKFYENSDFDDLDCSGCGNSLSVQTYGCVGCEFFLHKSCAKLPREIQHFFHPCTLFLRIGSYVCNACYSNHSRTFGYRCKRCDFDLDVDCARLSTMKSEGDEDQIQHYSHRHPLKFLAKMGDEVLCQICEKVCSDNVYNCRPCNFYIHKSCKDMLPQKLQVFFHPCQLVLLTTPSYYCDACEKDSSGLTFRCGKCYFQLCVKCFRSSSASKSEGKQIEHFMREMEIQHFLHEHTLKLYKNSDFDDLDCSGCGNSLSVQTYGCVGCEFFLHKSCAKLPREIQHFFHPCTLFLRIGSYVCNACYSNHSRTFGYRCKRCDFDLDVDCARLSTMKSEGDEDQIQHYSHRHPLKFLAKMGDEVLCQICEKVCSDNVYNCRPCNFYIHKSCKDMLPQKLQVFFHPCQLVLLTTPSYYCDACEKDSSGLTFRCGKCYFQLCVKCFLLSSATKTGEKQIQHFSHWHPLMHFETMEEHEVSCGICTKLCSAPTYGCQGCNFYLHKFCMETLEKEIQLFFHPCSLISLSTPSYTCDACGIDRSGVYFRCCSCRFKLCIACSRMCKIIDKDYEDDEDDVEFEVVEWQRVEHFSHHHPLILVKMTSENYFESTCKICGKPFSDATCFFCFRCKLCFHKSCMDRLPRKIDQHFFHSCSLILLTTPSYKCDACEKNCSQLTFRCGKCQFHLCLECSLLPRIKPGAFEKIQHFLHEHPLILSEKKVVEVPCNACGAPCFGSTYGCSRCNLILHKSCAELPQTIRNSHLSHSLTLASLNSKERRVTSEKSRKARCRLCLRDCCDFAFRCNKCDFQLDVECALLKPRIEYPGHNHLLTVVEKIHDELKCNFCKTCCKDSAAFRCLECNFSLHLLCGPLPCTIKHKCHIDTLTLKDQYVEDDDEDDDFYCDVCERQRDPKLCVYYCSEGCPMIAEVKCVISEVMASLKGKRGNVELRIVGRYISSKMISKELAIEETEQNEIVKDASKSKYIESMAVLFDDILVSLEAAERKQLDDIEEAIRKGIETNITSLESSSEYTSSFAYSEEAFKRFMDRLDSVILDYQIPDFILEHEEFITFQDYLIPRTLIPTFQDLLSKNEDICAGSMLSPKAKSLIFYFLCGVIENMRATRIVDITDQKLGEWFACLKWVKYAGFKFQFIFEHMKYLAHAHFVVQARKRVEDFPVQLKQEIAQISQEIDKLKVKLRELEDQQEFYQRQEKSIRSSLTKQHCDVPSAIKWKPAADGLL